The Candidatus Defluviibacterium haderslevense DNA window ATGGAAAGTAGATGGAAATGGATAAGGATTTGGCCAAATATATAAACCAAGTATGGACCACAAATCAAAATTTTTTTCGGCAGCATCTTGGATTTCAAGTTCATAATTGTTGATTCGATTTTCTAAGGCTTTATTACTCCAACTTGTAGCGCGGAGTTTTGAATATTCACATTGTAAATTATTAATAAAAAGCGAATCACTTAATAATTTATCCCACCAAAAAGGTAACTGCCAATTATCTCCAGGACAGACGTTTCCAAAATCTATAGCCCAGCCGGAAGTCTGTTCACCTGAACAATAATTGATATTTCCAAATGCTATATCATAATCCCAGGGTGGTCCTATGGTTAGTTTTCCGCCTTTATCATCCCTGGTTTTATACAAATAGGTACTGAGTCTATAACCATCTGTGTTTCTACTTAATTCATTCAATAAGAAATAGTGTATGAAAGATGCTTCATCTGCATATTTTCTCCAACCCTTATCTTTTTGGATTAGCGTATCGTAGTATAATGTTTGTTCAAAAGAATCAACAAATTGAGTAATGTATTTTTTTTGTTGATCATTCATTTTATCATCTGTTGGATAATGATATTGATAATAAATGATTTGATTGAAGGGATGAATGTTAGGTGGAAAATTGGAAATCCAACCGGCACCATTGCCTCCTGTTCCTTTATCGATTTTAAATATATAACCTCCTGTGAGTTGCACACCTGAAGTATCTTCAAGTGTAAGTTTAGAAATGTCTACTCGATTTTTATCTTGTTTTATTTTTTCCATTAAAACGTAAAGACCTTGATGTTCATCATTAATGACTAAATCTACATAACGGACCCGACTTGCGTATCGACCCAAATCGCGATAGAGATCATACGCCAATACATTATTCATAAAGCTTTTATCCGTGAAATTTGCACTTAGTATCCAATCACTTTCTTCCGGCATTCCTAGTAATCCTATTTTGGTTTCAATTCCCAACGAATCAACAAATTCAAAACCGTAGGACTTTTTAGGAAACCATTGACTGCTTGATCCTCTTAATTCAATACCGATTTTTGCTTTTAGAATTGCGGAATCATGAAATCCATTAAAGCCTTGAATGGGATTATCAACCAATTCAAAATCGACAATTCTTTTAGGATCGTCCAATATATTTTCACCCAAAGTATTGATTCTAATGATGGGAAGTTTACTTTGTAGGTAGGGCTTAGAAGGTTTAGGTGGCGTCATTCCAAAACTTAAAGACCACGAATTAAGTATTCCTGATTGGCTCGGATAACGATCTTTTATTAATAAACGCCAGGTACCATTACCAGAGACTTTAGAATTCAAATGACCAAAATTTCTAATGGGTCTGTAAGTATCTGTATATGGTCCCCAATTATTAGCGATAAAATTGTTAGATTTCATGTCTAAGCATCCCTGAAAATCGGATCCCCCAAGTCCTGTGGTTAATAATACTTTTTGACCTCCAGGAGACGTAAGCCATAATTCCAATTGATCCATGGATGGATGATTTAGGTTGATGCAAATTTTGATTAATCCAAAGCTTGAATCGATTTGATCGGGACTTAAATCTTTTATGTCAATTGGAAATTCTGTTATACTTGTGCCATCATCAAGAATTGGACCTGAACTATTTGAGGTGTAAACCTGTCCGAATAGTGTGTTACAAAAAATTATAAATGCAAGAAGTCGGAAAGATTTTATCAATTTGGTCAAATTTAAGGTCTCAAATATAAATCATTTTTTAAAAAAAATCTTTTTTTAATCAATACTTGAGATCAAAGAGGGATTCTTTGCTTTATTGGTAAATGAAGTCTATTGGATAATTCTGATATGAATTTTATATTCGTAAAAAGGAGTAGTAGATCATTTATATTTGTGCATTATGATATAGCGTGAGTTTTAAATTACCACAAACCCAAATTAATATTTGTAATTCATGAATAATCAATTGTTTAAAGGTGCTGATCAAATTAATTGGAAAGGGATATTTCTCTATTACATGATAGCTGTAGTCATTGCATTACCTTTTAATAGTAGTATTGCTAATCCATATTACCTTGAATTTACAGGAGGTACGATAATCGCTCAATTAACGTTTCTGCCAGCTTGTTTGGGGACTTTAATTGCTGCTTTAGTTGCCTTTAAGTTTGATGTCTTGCATCAAAAAAGTATTGATTTTTTTGGCAATCACACCTACAAGAATACACTGATTGCACTTGTACCCTTGATTGTGCTTACTATTTTTGGAATTGATAATACCATGGGATGGGACAAACATATATATGCATTTACATTTGTGATGATCATATTAGTGTATTCCACATGTGAAGAAATATTTTGGCGAGGATACCTTCAAGATGCACTCAGACCTTTAAGTATTTACATTCGATTTACAGTATTAGGTGTTATGTGGTGGGCATGGCATTTTCCATTTAACGATCCTTTTGGATGGACGGGGTTTCTGCTGCTTTGTTTGCTAAGCGCTTTTTTGATCGGTAAATTTGCAGAGGAGTCCAAATCGTATTTTACGACCGGAGGATTACATTGTTTAGTTACTTCGTTATTTAACATGAATGAAACAGACAATAATACTAAAATGTTGATGGGTGGGCTTACGATTGCAGTGTGGTTAGGAATTGGTACATTTTGGAAAACACCGCTTGTTACTAAGGATTCAATTTAATTAGAATTCGTATTGATGTAATTAATTACATACATTCTAGCTCAAAGGATAAAACCGAATTAACTAATCTGTAATTTTATTCTACTTCCTTCAAGTCCAACTTCAAGTTTGATTTATGATTAAATTAAACTAAGAAACCCTTCTTCTAGGCTTATAATCCAAGCTTCAAAACATTTTTTCGTTTTTTCTGCAACGCGAGATACTTTTTAAGGATATGATGGTTAAATGAACTTAATGATAAGTTCAATTTATTATTCATTCAGTAAATATTAGAAATCATGAAAACAAATTTGTTAACATTACTCAGCATTTTTTTATGCTTCGACTTAGTAGCTCAAGGCAACTTTTCGATTAGCTTGTTTAAAGCTCCATGCAATGCGGATGGCATTGTTGTTGCTCATGGCTTGAATCCACTTATCCAAACTACGATTCAATGGGGCTATTACTCAACACCAGAAATTCATAAAGTTACAAATACAACAGATACCTTTTTTTTCTACAAAGGTGGAAGTATTAATGCAATTACATATGATATCAACAACAATTACAATGGTTCTGGATTTTTTCAAAGCGATTTACCCTTTAAGGTAGACTTTAATGTGATTCGTAAAAAATGTCCTGAGTTGAGCATTGTTACTGCGACTGTTATTGGTGGTGTGGCTCCATACACTTATATATGGAAAGATGAAAGCGACATGGTTGTTGGAAGCATGAATCCGATTGGGTTGCAAAGTGGTTCTTATACTGCAGAAATTACAGATGCAAATGGTTGCGTATGGAGTCAATTAGATGATTCATCTTCTGTTTATGTGTATAATGATCCCGGGTTTACTTATACGGTTCTAACAACAGAAGCAAATTGCACAAATGGTACAGCAACGATAAGTAATTTATCAGGAGGATTGGCGCCATTCACTTACAAATGGTTTAATCAATCCACGGCTAACGCTGTACAATCTTTGATAGCTGGTAATTATAAAGTTACGGTAACTGATGCTCAAGGGTGCAACAATCGACAAAGTTTTTATATCCGTCAATCGAAAATTATAAATGCCAACACAGTGCCTACCAATACAACGTGCAGTAATAATGATGGAAGTCTCATTGCATTTGGTTCAGGTGGAAAACCGCCCTATTCATATGCTTGGAATAATGGTCAATTAACCCAAGAAATAAAAAATATGTCAGAGGGATTCTATTATGTCAATGTAATTGATGCTGATGGATGTTCCGGGATTGGATATGGTAGAATAGAAAATTTTTCTCCAGTGCAAGTTAAAATATTAAATCAGACCGTTAGCTCTTGTACTTCTCCAAGTGGCTCAGCTACATTAGGTATTCAAGGTGGACTAGCGCCATATGATATAGTTTGGAATACGTTCCCAAAACAAACCGGTGTACAATTACAAAATGTTCCACCGGGAGATTATGGATTTATTGTGACTGATGCAAACTTCTGCAAAAGAATAGGAACTGTTCGGATATTACCACAATTTCAAATCACACCTAGTTTTAATATTCAAAATGCAACATGTCTTGCGGCAAATGGTTCAATAGCAACAACTGTTATTGGGGGCACAGCGCCTTATCAATACCAATGGAGTAATTTATCAAATACATCAACCATCAATCATCTTTCTGCTGGGTCTTACGATGTGACGATAACAGATGCCAATGGATGTCAAGTTACAAAGTATCTTTCTGTGAATTCAGAATCGCCAATTCAAATTTCTCACGCTACAACTCCAACTTCATGTATTTTTTCGAATGATGGATCGATCATTACCAATGTTACTGGTGGAACACCACCGTACAAATTTAATTGGTCAAATGGCGTAACAACAGTTAATAATAATAATTTAACCCAAGGCTATTATTATTTATTTGTAACAGATGCTTTAGGATGCACTGCTTATTCATATGTTTATGTAAATTATAATGCAGGAACGGATTTTTGTTATTGCACCATTCAAGGAAATGTATTTCACGATGTAAATAATAATTGCATCAAAGATCCGGGAGAATCCGGGATATCAAATATTCAAATGCATCTTTCGCAATTTGGATACACCTATACAGATGCCAATGGGGATTACGCATTTAGAGTGCCATCGGGATCATACACATTAAGTGAAAGGATACAATACCAATATCCTTTGTCTTCATGTCAAAACAATAATTTAATCATTAATACAACAGCATCAAGTGGCTGTACACTCAACTATGATTTTGCGAACGAAAGCAATCCTTTGAGGGATATACATATCAGTACATGGCCAGCCAAATGCCCCATACCTGGATTTGAATATTCACAGAAAATGATAATATCAAATGATGGAACAATACCTGAGAATGATGTGATAGCAAATTATGGTACCGATTATCAATTGAGTGATGCTCAATTTAGTCCAAGTGGACATTTTATCCCAGATGTTAAAGCCGGTGCTTATAAAGTTACTAATCTGGGACCTGTCCAAGAGGGCAATGCAAAACTTTTTCAGATAACTTATCAAGTACCTGCTAATATTCCATTAAATACGGAATTATGGTTTGATGCAGAATGCGCATATGAAGCACCCATTAGTAATT harbors:
- a CDS encoding CPBP family intramembrane metalloprotease, with product MNNQLFKGADQINWKGIFLYYMIAVVIALPFNSSIANPYYLEFTGGTIIAQLTFLPACLGTLIAALVAFKFDVLHQKSIDFFGNHTYKNTLIALVPLIVLTIFGIDNTMGWDKHIYAFTFVMIILVYSTCEEIFWRGYLQDALRPLSIYIRFTVLGVMWWAWHFPFNDPFGWTGFLLLCLLSAFLIGKFAEESKSYFTTGGLHCLVTSLFNMNETDNNTKMLMGGLTIAVWLGIGTFWKTPLVTKDSI
- a CDS encoding CotH kinase family protein, which gives rise to MIKSFRLLAFIIFCNTLFGQVYTSNSSGPILDDGTSITEFPIDIKDLSPDQIDSSFGLIKICINLNHPSMDQLELWLTSPGGQKVLLTTGLGGSDFQGCLDMKSNNFIANNWGPYTDTYRPIRNFGHLNSKVSGNGTWRLLIKDRYPSQSGILNSWSLSFGMTPPKPSKPYLQSKLPIIRINTLGENILDDPKRIVDFELVDNPIQGFNGFHDSAILKAKIGIELRGSSSQWFPKKSYGFEFVDSLGIETKIGLLGMPEESDWILSANFTDKSFMNNVLAYDLYRDLGRYASRVRYVDLVINDEHQGLYVLMEKIKQDKNRVDISKLTLEDTSGVQLTGGYIFKIDKGTGGNGAGWISNFPPNIHPFNQIIYYQYHYPTDDKMNDQQKKYITQFVDSFEQTLYYDTLIQKDKGWRKYADEASFIHYFLLNELSRNTDGYRLSTYLYKTRDDKGGKLTIGPPWDYDIAFGNINYCSGEQTSGWAIDFGNVCPGDNWQLPFWWDKLLSDSLFINNLQCEYSKLRATSWSNKALENRINNYELEIQDAAEKNFDLWSILGLYIWPNPYPFPSTFHNNVNSLKRWLIKRLEWMDNNMPGLCILTNISDKNNKTIEEDYTIYPNPCNDEINIKISNLKSSAKKINIYNMQGFVATSVNANGGDNFYISSKNLPSGIYLSKIICENGSSFQKTFSILH
- a CDS encoding T9SS type A sorting domain-containing protein — its product is MKTNLLTLLSIFLCFDLVAQGNFSISLFKAPCNADGIVVAHGLNPLIQTTIQWGYYSTPEIHKVTNTTDTFFFYKGGSINAITYDINNNYNGSGFFQSDLPFKVDFNVIRKKCPELSIVTATVIGGVAPYTYIWKDESDMVVGSMNPIGLQSGSYTAEITDANGCVWSQLDDSSSVYVYNDPGFTYTVLTTEANCTNGTATISNLSGGLAPFTYKWFNQSTANAVQSLIAGNYKVTVTDAQGCNNRQSFYIRQSKIINANTVPTNTTCSNNDGSLIAFGSGGKPPYSYAWNNGQLTQEIKNMSEGFYYVNVIDADGCSGIGYGRIENFSPVQVKILNQTVSSCTSPSGSATLGIQGGLAPYDIVWNTFPKQTGVQLQNVPPGDYGFIVTDANFCKRIGTVRILPQFQITPSFNIQNATCLAANGSIATTVIGGTAPYQYQWSNLSNTSTINHLSAGSYDVTITDANGCQVTKYLSVNSESPIQISHATTPTSCIFSNDGSIITNVTGGTPPYKFNWSNGVTTVNNNNLTQGYYYLFVTDALGCTAYSYVYVNYNAGTDFCYCTIQGNVFHDVNNNCIKDPGESGISNIQMHLSQFGYTYTDANGDYAFRVPSGSYTLSERIQYQYPLSSCQNNNLIINTTASSGCTLNYDFANESNPLRDIHISTWPAKCPIPGFEYSQKMIISNDGTIPENDVIANYGTDYQLSDAQFSPSGHFIPDVKAGAYKVTNLGPVQEGNAKLFQITYQVPANIPLNTELWFDAECAYEAPISNWLNDYSPWNNKNLFKDIVVGSYDPNFMEVLPQGKGSEGFISKTDTILEYMVHFQNEGTYYARKVEVEVKLDPNLNWRSLKPVYNSHPVQVSINEKGKILFTFDNINLYPKSFSEDLSNGFFTFTVNTNRNLSELTKIRNSADIYFDFNTPISTNTTLNTIEKLSSSNDPTISPISFEINPNPNSGAFTIAMQSRQNTMATVQIIDLMGKINYSTAVQLVNGKQSIPVHASRLTNGIYFVRIFLSDGSTMVKRVEIVND